A stretch of the Arachis duranensis cultivar V14167 unplaced genomic scaffold, aradu.V14167.gnm2.J7QH unplaced_Scaffold_69666, whole genome shotgun sequence genome encodes the following:
- the LOC110277333 gene encoding uncharacterized protein LOC110277333, producing the protein MQGGCIADIGSCGTGFDSASGSVRTKKFRTKGSELADRKGEKNKAMPRAPSIRCSSIDEALSLSSRARCNKG; encoded by the coding sequence ATGCAAGGAGGATGTATAGCTGATATAGGATCTTGTGGAACAGGATTTGATTCTGCAAGCGGTTCGGTACGAACGAAGAAATTTCGAACAAAAGGATCGGAACTCGCTGATAGGAAAGGAGAGAAAAACAAAGCAATGCCAAGAGCTCCGTCAATCCGCTGTTCATCGATAGACGAAGCTCTCTCTTTATCATCTCGCGCCAGATGCAACAAAGGATGA